The following is a genomic window from Syntrophaceae bacterium.
GGTCCACCAGGTGCTGCCGCACCCGCTCGTCGACCCCCTCGTAGTGCCCGCAGATCAGGACGATCCGGCCCGACCGGGCCAGCTCAGCGGCCATCGCCTGGCTGAAGGTCTCGCCCTGCGGCGTCAGCAGAACGCGGAGGCATTCCCCGGGGACTGCGCCGATGGCCTCGAGGACCCGCGCGATGGGCTCGACTTTCATCACCATGCCGGCCCCGCCGCCGTACGGGTAATCATCCGTCATCCGGTGCTTGTCGGTCGCCCCGTCGCGGATGTTGTGGGTCTCGATCCGGATGAGCCCCTTGTCCTGGGCCTTCTTCAGCAGGCTGCACCCGAAGAAGGATACAAACATCTCCGGGAAGATGGACAGGATGTCAAAGCGCATCGTCGCCCGCCTCCAGTCCCTTGAGCAGCCGGACGACCATCCGGCCCGCCCCGACGTCCACGGCGCGGATCACCTCGGCGATGGCCGGCAGCAGGATCTCCCGCGTCCCGGCCCGGCAGACGATGACGTCGTTGCTGCCCGTGGGGAAGACGCCCTCGATCACCCCCAGGGCCCTGCCGTCCTCCGTCTCGACGCGCAGGCCGATGAGGTCCTCCCAGTAGTACTCGCCCTCCGGGAGCGCCCCGAGGATCGAGTAGGGGACGAAGATCGCGAGGCCCCTGAGCCCTTCTGCGGCCGTGCGGTCCTCGACACCCCCGAGTTTGAGGGAGAAGTGGGCCCGCCCTTCGGGGCGCGCGTTTTCGATGGGGTATCGCTTCGCCGAGTCCCTGCTTCGGCCCACCCAGGCCTCCGTCAGCGACGGCAGCAGCCGGTCCGATTCAAGATAGGAAAGAACTTTCACGCGGCCCGAAAGACCGTGTGCCCTGACGATCCGCCCGATTTCGACCCATCGCATCGGCAGGTGCTACTCGATGATCTCGAGCACGGTCCGCTTGTGCACCTTGGCCGAAGCGGCGCTCAGGATCGTCCGCATGGCTTTCGCCGTCTTGCCCTGTTTGCCGATGACCTTCCCCAGATCCTCCTTCGACACTCTCAACTCAATGACAGACGTCTGCTCTCCCTGC
Proteins encoded in this region:
- the trmD gene encoding tRNA (guanosine(37)-N1)-methyltransferase TrmD is translated as MRFDILSIFPEMFVSFFGCSLLKKAQDKGLIRIETHNIRDGATDKHRMTDDYPYGGGAGMVMKVEPIARVLEAIGAVPGECLRVLLTPQGETFSQAMAAELARSGRIVLICGHYEGVDERVRQHLVDREISIGDYILTGGEAAAMVIVDAVARLIPGVLGNEESARHESFAAGILECPQYTRPEDFRGWRVPEVLLSGHHREIEEWRRREALKRTLRRRPDLLAGADLTEKDRKILDELKKES
- a CDS encoding KH domain-containing protein — its product is MKDLIKYIAQALVDNPDKVEVSEVQGEQTSVIELRVSKEDLGKVIGKQGKTAKAMRTILSAASAKVHKRTVLEIIE
- the rimM gene encoding 16S rRNA processing protein RimM, whose product is MRWVEIGRIVRAHGLSGRVKVLSYLESDRLLPSLTEAWVGRSRDSAKRYPIENARPEGRAHFSLKLGGVEDRTAAEGLRGLAIFVPYSILGALPEGEYYWEDLIGLRVETEDGRALGVIEGVFPTGSNDVIVCRAGTREILLPAIAEVIRAVDVGAGRMVVRLLKGLEAGDDAL